CTCTTCTGCAGATCATAGATATCAGCCGCAGAAGCAAGAGTAGGGAAAACAGTGCTAATCAATAGAACCATCGACACAAGCAAGGTCTTGGTTAGTTTAAAGGACTCTGAACATCCTAACTTTACTTGAATCGATTCAAGAGCTAAATCATGTCGACTCATTGTGTTTGCTCCTGTTTTGGCGTCTGTTCTTGTTTTCGCATCTGCTCTATCGAAGGCGCAGGATCTCTTAACTGAATTTGGAATTTGGATTTCAAGAAGAACTTAGGATCCGCTTCAACGCGTTTTAACCACTTGTCGGCAAGCTCTTGGCTGCCCAAGATTTCATTGGCGTTAAGCGTTTCCTTGAGCATCAATTCCGCTACCGTTTCTTCTTCGGCGCCATCACCCGTTCGCGGCTGATCGTCTTCGAGTTCTAAAGATTCTTCAGGGCCATCTGTGGTTCCAGACTGGCTTTCGCTGGTTCGGTTTACCTCTTCGACAATCCCGCTAAGCACTGCAAGGTTATTTTCCACATCCGTTTTTAGTTCTGGTGACAGATCCTCTTTCTCGCTTAGGGATTTCAAGAGGTCTCGCGCCGCAAGGTATTCACGCTGCCTAGCTAACGCACTGGCTGCATTGTACAAACCAAGGTCAGTTTTGGTTTGCAGGAACGCACTGTGAGCGAGCTTAAAATCACGAGCATAGTAATAAGCCGCGCCCTTTCGCATCGGGTCAGTAAAATGTTTTGCAGCTTGAAGGTACTCCTTCTGGTTCAACAAACGTTGACCTTGTTGGTCGGGCGTTAGCCATAAGTCCCACCACCATTGAGTGGTCTTATCCCAAGCTGTAAGAGACTCCACCACAACGGGTTTCTCAGCAGTTAAGTTGACTGTTTTCGCCAAAGTGTTTGGTGAATAAATGCTGCCCGAAATCACTAAACCAACGACACACCACTGCACCAACCATCCTTTTCTGAACCACAACAACATGATGATCACCATTGGAATAAGCAGGCCATAGCCCATGTCTTTCCAAGGCATTGAAGATTCGCCGTTAAGCTGCATGTTTCTTTCAACCGCTTGATTCAGTTGTCGAATATCCGAATCATCAACGGTCACCTCAATTACTCGACCACCGGTCTTGTTTGCTAAATTGCGCAATGAATCGAGGTCGACAGGATTATCGCTCACCACATTACTGTTTCCTGCGGCTAGAATAAACAACTGATACGGGTTGTCGTTAAAGAAGTTCTCGAACGCTCTGATGGTACTTGGATTTACACCATCCGATACCAACAACACTGACGAACCTAACTCGCCAGACAGTTGCTGATTAATCAATGGCAGTGCTTCTTCTGCTGACTTACCTGATACCGGCATGATATCGGGTGTGATAGCCGCTAGAAACGGTTCGAATACCTTGCTGTCTTGAGTGACGGGCATCGCGACGTGTGCGCTGCCTGCATAAACCACTAAGCCCGTATTACCACCTTTCCGAGCTGCTAATAAGTCTCTAATCTTCTGCTTAGATCGTTCCAAGCGACTCGGTGGTAAGTCTTTAGCGAGCATAGATTCACTGTTATCAAGCACAACCAACATCGACGCTTTGTCTTCACCAAAAGGCGATGCTTCACGTTGCCATGTTGGGCCCGAGCAGATAATGATGGCGATAGTCACAATCACTACCAATAGCTTCAACGGCAGTTGCTTGCGCCAGCCTGTTTCGCCAATCGTCAAAGCATCACGTAAGTGTGAAGGTAGAATGTCTTTCCACGTTGGTTTGGTCTCTTCTCTCCAACGAACCCATAACAGGAAGAACATCGGAATAAAGGCCAACAACCACAAAGGTCGGATAAAATGAAACTGGGTAAAGAACTGTTGTAGAGTGAGAGAATCAGGCATCATCCTCTCCTTTCAATTTTTTAGTTTTAGAAGCCAAAAGCGACCTTCTACGTAAAGTCGCCAGACTAAAGGCAGTCAGATACATCACAACAACAATCGCCATTAAGTAATGGTGCAGCCCCTGTTTAGGACGATAAGTGGTACTTTCATATAACTGTGGTTCTAGTTCACCGATTTGAGCGTAGGCTTTAGTCAATTCATCGCGGTTAAGTGCTTCAAAAGATTCACCACCAGACTCTTGCGCCACACGATTGATGGTTTCCATATCCAAAGCCACTTCACCAATGGTTTGTGGGTCACCCATGGCGATCACGTGAATACGAACGCCTTCCGCCTTCGCAACTTTGGCTGCATCAATCGGTTCAACAAAGCTTCCCGTATCATTACCGTCGGTTAGTACGATCACGACCTTCTCTTTTTCGTGGGCATCAACACTTGAATCTTGAACGGCAGCACTTTGCTTTTCGCTTTGTTCAAACACCTTAATCGCCAAGCCAATTGCATCACCTAAGTGCGTGCTTTGCCCTGCCATAGCGACATCGGTTTGATTAAGCAGTTCAAGCCACACATCTTGGTCAGCTGTAAACGGTGTTTGTACAAACGCTGCATCACCAAAAAGAATCAAACCGAGTCGATCCCCTTTTCGGGTAGTCGCAAAATCAGCCAGCACTTCTTTGGTCGCGTCCAAACGAGATATTTTATCGCCCCGCTTAGAGGTAAAGTCTTGTTCTGCCATTGAGCCAGATAAATCGACCACTACCATCACGTCACGACCTAATTGTTCGCGAACTTGCGGCTCACCAAGAATGGTTGGTTTAGCGAGCGCGCACACCACTAATGCCCAAGTAATAATGAGCGTGGTTCGTTGCCACCAGCTTGGTGTTAACTGGCTTGCTCCTTCTGATGGAGCCTCGCCAATCGCTTCAACCAACTCACTGAAAAATGGCACCTTGATGGCCATTTGTTTAGTGCGATAAGCAGGTACGGCAAAATAAACAAGTAAAGGCAAAGGTAGAGCGATAAACCACAGTGGGTGCGCAAATTCAAAGCTGGCAGATAAACTATCAAACATTATCTTGCCCCTCTGGTTTTGCTTGTACATCCGGTTTTGCTTGTACATCCGGTTTCGCTTGTAGATCTGGTTTGTGAAGTTTTAGCCACATCATCGCGGTTTGAATTACCTCTAAACGCTGTTCAAAGCTCAAACGCACATTAGGGTCAATTAGGCTTTGCATCCATAATTCCGAAACTTCATCGGCAAAGAACGCATTGCTGTTTTCACTTGTGTTAGCGCTAACAGGCAGATAAGCGTTCAGACGGTTTACATAGGCTTGTCCAAACAGCTTTGCATTACTGCTGTCTAGGTAACGAAGCACCACTTTCAGTACTTTGAAGGTTCGTTCTGTTGAATTTTTGTCTCGTGCATCCAATATCATGAGCTCTTGAAGCGCTTCTTTGCGATAACGGTTATTCCACCATTTCTGCGCCAAACGATAAGCCAGATAGATAGCGACCAATAACAAAATAACGCCAAGGATCTTCCAGCCGATCGTTTGAGGAGCCCAGGTCACACTGTCAGGAATCGCTACATCGTGCAATTCACGAAGGATATAAGTGCTTGGGGGAGTATGTTCAACAGCCATTTAGCGCCCTCCCACTAGCTTCTGCAGCTGTGATATGTGATTGCCCGACGTGTCTAATTCAATATAAGGGAGGTTTTTCATCGCCATCAATTTAGCAAGGGACTGTTTCTGAAGTGCCGCTTTCTGAGCAAGACTTTCACTCGCGAGGTTTACCTTAGATTGGCTATCCAGATTAAGTTGAAAGCGACCATCACCCACCACCCAGTTTGCGCTGGCAAGATCTTGAGGCAATGACTGTTCTAATGGGTCGGTGACCATAATGGCCAAGATATCGTTGTGTTGCTGTAACTGCTTTAGTCGATCGAGATGTTGTTCTCGGCAGTCTCGCCAGTCACTAATGAATATCAAGGTTGATTGCTTGAGTCTCATTCGCTTGATCAGTTCAATCCACTGGCTAAAACCAACACCCTCGCTGTCACTCACACTCACGTCTAAGCTTTGATTAGCCTTGGTAAGATGCTTTAACTGAGCCAGTAAATCAGACTGTGAACGCTGCGCTTTGGTATGAAAGAGCTTTTGATGTGAGGCTAAAACGAAGCCGACACGGTCACCATCTTTCAGCACTCGCCATCCACACAATGCTGCGACTTCAGCGGCCACAACGGATTTCATGGTATTTTGAGACGCAAAGAACATCGAGCTGCGCTGATCAACACAGATCATCACATTACGGTCTTTCTCTTCGGTATAACTACGAACATGAGGTTTACCTGTTCGCATCGTGACTTTCCAATCGAGGTTACGAATATCATCACCGAGTTGGTAGTGACGTAGCTCCTCGAAATTCAAACCTCGACCTCGGAACAATGAATTGTGCCTCCCCGACAGCACGCTGCCCGCCTTTAGGTGAGGCAATAGAGAAAACGACTCAGCTTGAGCCTGAATTCGCACTAACCTTGAATAGTCACAATACAGTCGAGGATCAAGGCCTTGCGATTTGGGAGCTTGTGTTGGCTTCGCCATAACGCCCCCTAGTTATCCAATCTCAACATTATCAAGCAGTTCTTCAACCACTCTTTGATGGTCAACACCATCGGCCAATGCGTCGTAAGACAGCGAGAATCGGTGGCCTAATACGGTTGGCAACATGGCACGCACATCGTCTAACGTGACATAGTCACGCCCTTGCAGCCACGCATAAGCGCGAGCACATTTATCCAATGAAATAGAAGCGCGAGGACTTGAACCAATTTCAATCCATTTCGATAAGTCTGATTCTGGATAACGCTCAGGTTTTCGTGTAGCCATTACCAAAGCCACGATGTAGTTCTCAACTAAATCGGAAACGGCAATGTCTGGAAGTTGGCGGCGCGCTTCAAGCACCAATTCAGGTTCAATATGTTGTGGAGTGACTAATTCTGAACTCGTTTCGCTACCCAACTCTTCACTGCGCACGAGTCGAATGATGTCGCGTTCAGCTTCATCTTCTGGATAGTCGACCGTGACTTTCATAATGAAGCGGTCCATCTGTGCTTCAGGCAGTGGATACGTGCCTTCTTGCTCAACTGGGTTTTGCGTAGCGAGCACCATGAATAGATCAGGTAGGATATGAGTTTGACCACCCACCGTAATCGTTCCTTCCGCCATGGCTTCAAGCAGAGCCGCTTGTACCTTTGCAGGAGCACGGTTCACTTCATCGGCTAAAACAATACTGTTGAAAATAGGACCCGGTTGAAAGTGCAACTGAGGCTTTCCATCAAGCTCTTGATACACTTCTGTACCGGTTACATCTGATGGCAGCAGGTCAGGCGTAAACTGAATTCGACCAAAACTGGTGTTCAGTAGGTTCGCCAGCGATTTCACTGAACGAGTTTTCGCTGTACCGGGAAGTCCCTCTAAAAGCACATGCCCATTAGTCAATAACCCTATCACCAGAGCCCGAACGACGTGGCCCTGACCGATAACACTTTTCTCTGTTTGTTCAATCAGTTGGTTAATTGCTTGTTGCGCATGGTTCATAGGTCTTCCCTTAATTCAATCTGGCTGCGTACATCCTACTCACAAGCCCCATAACTATTAGTTATAAGCACCATAAATTATAAGCGCCATAGCCACGTCAATTCTGGCGCTCTATTTCAGCCCAGCTTTCTACTTACTAATGGCTTTCTTCTTGCTAAGTGCTTTTTACTGACTAACGGCTTGCTAATTGCTCTCTACTGGACAATTGCTTTCAACTGGTTAACTGCCTCCGGTTGTGCGACTTTGCTCAATGACAAAACACATTGTTCAAACGCTTTAGGTACATCGGGTTGTTTGTAATTTCGCGCTAAGATTTCACACTGGGCATACAGATGCTGTGGGTTACGGCTAAATTGGTAAGCCTTGTGCAGTGATTTACTTGCCGCAAGCACATCGGATTTCTCCAAAGCCAATCCGTACACATACCAATATTGTGGGTCGGTTTGCGCAGTTTCAGCGGCTTGTTTAAGGTAATCGGTTGCTTGGTCGTAATCTTTCACACGAAGCAGAGATAATCCTGCGCTGTATGGCAATACACTCGATTTCGGCTGAGCTTCAATACCATGCTTCAACGTCGACAACGCTTTTGCTTCGTTACCTTGCGCTCGATACAAATCAGCCAAGTTGGCATAACTGTTCTCGAAGTAAGGTTCAATGTCGATAGCACCTTTGTAAAACTCAATCGCTTTATCGTGCTGACCTAAATCTCGGTAAACGTTGCCTAGGTTCGTACGACCAAACCCTCTGTCGGCATTAAATTGTTGTATCTCAATGTACTCTTGCAATGCAGGTTTGATTTGATCTTTCTGCAGAGGGTTCATTTCTCCCCAATAACGTACCAATGCACCTGCGGTTTCTGAACGAATCGATAATACAGGGTCTTTCAGTAGCGGCTCTAGAATCTGCCAACGATCAGTAAATGGAAAACCAGACGAGCCTTGCACAACGCCTAAACGGATCATCTCATCGTCGTGTTTCACCGCTCTTGCTAGCGAGATAAGCGTATTCTTACCCGTATTGCCGCCCAAACGTTCTAAGCTCGATGCACGAATGATATTGCTTAAGCTGGAGTCCTGAGCCAAGTATGCCAACGCATCCTCTGCACCTCGGTGCCCTATTGAGTCAGCATAAAAGGCAACGGCAAAATGCTGCTGATTACGATACTTAGAATCTGGGAACCACTCACCGATTTGCTTATCTGCCCACTGGTCGGTTTGATCTTCATGACAGCTAGTACACACGTTCGGCGTTTTAATGTGTTGGCTAATATCAGGACGCGGGATATGCCAACTGTGGTCGCGTCTTGGGTCGACCTCCATGTAAGTCGTCTCAGGCATGTGACAAGTGGTACATTGTGAAGCTTCGGTATTCGCCTCGTGGAAGGTGTGCTTTTCAGGCGTGTACTCTGATGCAATGTGACATTGGCTACACACAGCTTCTTCCGCAATTTTTAGTTCAGCGGTATGGGGATCGTGGCAGTTAGTACATGTGACGCCTTTTTCAGCCATCACTGATTGAAGGAAAGATCCGTAAACGTAATCTTCATCGTAGATTTGACCATCGTTATGGTAAAGCTCAGGAGTAATTAAGCTCAGGCGATACTTATCAAAGAATGACCCGTTCACGTGGTCACCCGTTTCATTCAACTGAGTACGTCGGCTGTGGCATTGAGCACAGGTTTGAACTTGATTGGTATGGATGATGTCTTTTGGTTGCAGGGTTGAATTACCCTCTTGATAGATCCACTCTTTCACCGATTTCGACAAGTCACGGTCAAAACCATAATGCGCCGAGACTTGAGCATCCTTTCCACCGTTAGCTTTGGCTAGCTTGGCCTGTTCAACGTGCTCACTCGCAGGGCCATGACACGCTTCACAACCGACATTAATCTCGGACCATGTGGTGTTGTAGGTATTACTCGCGCTGTCGTAGTTTTTTTCTAGATTCGTTGAATGGCAATCGGCACACATGAAGTTCCAGTTTTGACCGCTATTGGTCCAGTAGAATTCATCGGTATTGGTGGTATCAGGATAGAGGTGAAACCAGCGTTGACCGCCTTCGCCTTCAGTGCGAGAGTCCCAAGCGAATGGAATCAACTGTACACGGCCATCTTCAAATTCAACCATGTATTGTTGTAGTGGTTCAAAGGCAAAGGTATAGCTGATTTTGTAATCTTTAAACTGGCCGTCTGGCCCTTCGATATTGACCCAGAACTCTTCGCCCTTGCGGAAAAAACGGTTGGGCTTTCCTTTATGAGTCACGGTTTGATCGTTGAAGTCGCCCAAAATGGACTCATCGGTAGCGTGTTTCATCGCCATATCATGATGAGAGCCTTGCCACGCTTCCACTTCTTCGCTGTGACAGTCAACGCATGCTTCAGAACCGACATACGTAGCCTTGGGAGAGCTGGCATCTAAAGTTCCTGAACCAATAAGCGTAGCTTCAGTGATCGTTGGAGCTTGTTCATTAGCATTCACACTGATACTGAGTGTCGACAACATAGGTAAAGACAACATTGCGGATAATACTGCAACTCGCTGGTGTTTCAATCCGTTCACTAGTGAGCACAACCATGCAGACATAACATTCCTTGTTTTTATACATCC
The nucleotide sequence above comes from Vibrio atlanticus. Encoded proteins:
- a CDS encoding vWA domain-containing protein, encoding MPDSLTLQQFFTQFHFIRPLWLLAFIPMFFLLWVRWREETKPTWKDILPSHLRDALTIGETGWRKQLPLKLLVVIVTIAIIICSGPTWQREASPFGEDKASMLVVLDNSESMLAKDLPPSRLERSKQKIRDLLAARKGGNTGLVVYAGSAHVAMPVTQDSKVFEPFLAAITPDIMPVSGKSAEEALPLINQQLSGELGSSVLLVSDGVNPSTIRAFENFFNDNPYQLFILAAGNSNVVSDNPVDLDSLRNLANKTGGRVIEVTVDDSDIRQLNQAVERNMQLNGESSMPWKDMGYGLLIPMVIIMLLWFRKGWLVQWCVVGLVISGSIYSPNTLAKTVNLTAEKPVVVESLTAWDKTTQWWWDLWLTPDQQGQRLLNQKEYLQAAKHFTDPMRKGAAYYYARDFKLAHSAFLQTKTDLGLYNAASALARQREYLAARDLLKSLSEKEDLSPELKTDVENNLAVLSGIVEEVNRTSESQSGTTDGPEESLELEDDQPRTGDGAEEETVAELMLKETLNANEILGSQELADKWLKRVEADPKFFLKSKFQIQLRDPAPSIEQMRKQEQTPKQEQTQ
- a CDS encoding vWA domain-containing protein, whose translation is MFDSLSASFEFAHPLWFIALPLPLLVYFAVPAYRTKQMAIKVPFFSELVEAIGEAPSEGASQLTPSWWQRTTLIITWALVVCALAKPTILGEPQVREQLGRDVMVVVDLSGSMAEQDFTSKRGDKISRLDATKEVLADFATTRKGDRLGLILFGDAAFVQTPFTADQDVWLELLNQTDVAMAGQSTHLGDAIGLAIKVFEQSEKQSAAVQDSSVDAHEKEKVVIVLTDGNDTGSFVEPIDAAKVAKAEGVRIHVIAMGDPQTIGEVALDMETINRVAQESGGESFEALNRDELTKAYAQIGELEPQLYESTTYRPKQGLHHYLMAIVVVMYLTAFSLATLRRRSLLASKTKKLKGEDDA
- a CDS encoding DUF4381 domain-containing protein, yielding MAVEHTPPSTYILRELHDVAIPDSVTWAPQTIGWKILGVILLLVAIYLAYRLAQKWWNNRYRKEALQELMILDARDKNSTERTFKVLKVVLRYLDSSNAKLFGQAYVNRLNAYLPVSANTSENSNAFFADEVSELWMQSLIDPNVRLSFEQRLEVIQTAMMWLKLHKPDLQAKPDVQAKPDVQAKPEGQDNV
- a CDS encoding DUF58 domain-containing protein, which codes for MAKPTQAPKSQGLDPRLYCDYSRLVRIQAQAESFSLLPHLKAGSVLSGRHNSLFRGRGLNFEELRHYQLGDDIRNLDWKVTMRTGKPHVRSYTEEKDRNVMICVDQRSSMFFASQNTMKSVVAAEVAALCGWRVLKDGDRVGFVLASHQKLFHTKAQRSQSDLLAQLKHLTKANQSLDVSVSDSEGVGFSQWIELIKRMRLKQSTLIFISDWRDCREQHLDRLKQLQQHNDILAIMVTDPLEQSLPQDLASANWVVGDGRFQLNLDSQSKVNLASESLAQKAALQKQSLAKLMAMKNLPYIELDTSGNHISQLQKLVGGR
- a CDS encoding AAA family ATPase → MNHAQQAINQLIEQTEKSVIGQGHVVRALVIGLLTNGHVLLEGLPGTAKTRSVKSLANLLNTSFGRIQFTPDLLPSDVTGTEVYQELDGKPQLHFQPGPIFNSIVLADEVNRAPAKVQAALLEAMAEGTITVGGQTHILPDLFMVLATQNPVEQEGTYPLPEAQMDRFIMKVTVDYPEDEAERDIIRLVRSEELGSETSSELVTPQHIEPELVLEARRQLPDIAVSDLVENYIVALVMATRKPERYPESDLSKWIEIGSSPRASISLDKCARAYAWLQGRDYVTLDDVRAMLPTVLGHRFSLSYDALADGVDHQRVVEELLDNVEIG
- a CDS encoding tetratricopeptide repeat protein, with protein sequence MSAWLCSLVNGLKHQRVAVLSAMLSLPMLSTLSISVNANEQAPTITEATLIGSGTLDASSPKATYVGSEACVDCHSEEVEAWQGSHHDMAMKHATDESILGDFNDQTVTHKGKPNRFFRKGEEFWVNIEGPDGQFKDYKISYTFAFEPLQQYMVEFEDGRVQLIPFAWDSRTEGEGGQRWFHLYPDTTNTDEFYWTNSGQNWNFMCADCHSTNLEKNYDSASNTYNTTWSEINVGCEACHGPASEHVEQAKLAKANGGKDAQVSAHYGFDRDLSKSVKEWIYQEGNSTLQPKDIIHTNQVQTCAQCHSRRTQLNETGDHVNGSFFDKYRLSLITPELYHNDGQIYDEDYVYGSFLQSVMAEKGVTCTNCHDPHTAELKIAEEAVCSQCHIASEYTPEKHTFHEANTEASQCTTCHMPETTYMEVDPRRDHSWHIPRPDISQHIKTPNVCTSCHEDQTDQWADKQIGEWFPDSKYRNQQHFAVAFYADSIGHRGAEDALAYLAQDSSLSNIIRASSLERLGGNTGKNTLISLARAVKHDDEMIRLGVVQGSSGFPFTDRWQILEPLLKDPVLSIRSETAGALVRYWGEMNPLQKDQIKPALQEYIEIQQFNADRGFGRTNLGNVYRDLGQHDKAIEFYKGAIDIEPYFENSYANLADLYRAQGNEAKALSTLKHGIEAQPKSSVLPYSAGLSLLRVKDYDQATDYLKQAAETAQTDPQYWYVYGLALEKSDVLAASKSLHKAYQFSRNPQHLYAQCEILARNYKQPDVPKAFEQCVLSLSKVAQPEAVNQLKAIVQ